A genome region from Desulfobacterales bacterium includes the following:
- a CDS encoding diguanylate cyclase codes for MTSHYRFAGEEFTLTLSETTAIKAKFVAYRILSKFANESFVVNKIKISKVTLSIGIAGNQMNEGNQQFVHRADLTMYEVKQEGGNRVTVSPVANGKPSSDLISCQ; via the coding sequence TTGACATCCCATTATCGATTTGCAGGAGAAGAGTTTACTTTAACATTGTCAGAAACAACGGCAATTAAGGCTAAATTTGTAGCTTATAGAATATTATCTAAATTCGCAAATGAATCTTTTGTGGTCAATAAAATTAAAATATCAAAAGTTACTCTAAGCATTGGTATAGCTGGGAATCAGATGAATGAAGGAAATCAGCAATTTGTGCATCGTGCTGATTTAACGATGTATGAAGTTAAACAAGAGGGGGGGAACCGTGTGACTGTCTCACCAGTTGCTAACGGGAAACCCTCCAGCGATCTAATAAGCTGTCAATAA
- a CDS encoding ATP-dependent helicase encodes MEKRHIDFKKRYAEALNPDQLAAVTHADGPLLVIAGAGSGKTRTLTYRAAYLVEKGVSPSAILLLTFTRKASQEMLRRASQLLDERCGKIAGGTFHSFANTTLRQYASHMGLDPAFGILDRNDSESLIGLLRQELRPATQQRSFPRRKTLADIFSRAVNKALSLEEVVETDYPHFESHLETISRLYQLFKIRKQEHHFLDYDDLLIYLQRLLADYPDALDRISARYHYIMVDEYQDTNTIQAEILYLLTRSNQNIMVVGDDAQSIYAFRGANFRNIIDFPQRFPATRIVSLEENYRSNQPILTLTNTIIERAREKFTKNLFSQKKNGARPVMVNAEDEYSQSRFIINQIKDLQKQGVPINEVAVLFRASFHSFDLEIELSREGIAFVKMGGFKFVESAHIKDVLAHLRVMANVYDRISWYRILLLIEKVGPKTAQKIYEATLAEKAGYTGLLSAEVASSKGLERLKKLISILDSEPMTVSEMGEAIIEYYIPILKERFDDHPRRARDLEHLVEIMERYKRLDLFLTDMALEPPNTSFENSLYADTTGEDRLTLSTIHSAKGLEWHTVFIIWTLDGRFPSVHSLHKEEELEEELRLMYVAATRAKDHLFFTYPSNVYDRSTGLILNQPSRFLDDIPDDILQKEYEYR; translated from the coding sequence ATGGAGAAAAGACATATTGATTTCAAAAAACGATACGCCGAAGCGTTGAATCCAGACCAACTTGCTGCGGTCACCCATGCAGATGGGCCGCTGCTGGTTATTGCCGGTGCCGGTAGCGGAAAAACAAGAACACTGACATATCGAGCGGCCTATCTGGTAGAAAAGGGTGTATCGCCGTCAGCAATTCTTCTGTTGACCTTCACACGCAAAGCTTCCCAGGAGATGCTTCGCAGGGCATCGCAACTTCTCGACGAACGCTGTGGCAAAATTGCGGGTGGTACGTTTCACTCCTTTGCCAATACAACCCTACGCCAATATGCTTCCCATATGGGTTTGGATCCCGCCTTTGGCATATTAGACCGCAATGATTCGGAGAGTTTGATTGGTCTGCTGCGACAAGAACTGCGTCCGGCAACCCAGCAGCGATCCTTTCCCAGGCGTAAAACCTTGGCAGATATTTTCAGCCGAGCCGTCAACAAAGCCTTGTCGCTCGAGGAGGTCGTTGAAACCGATTATCCGCATTTTGAATCTCATTTGGAAACCATCAGCCGTCTTTATCAGCTGTTTAAAATTCGTAAACAGGAGCATCACTTCCTCGACTATGACGATTTACTTATTTACTTACAGCGACTATTGGCTGATTATCCAGATGCACTGGATCGCATTTCGGCACGCTACCATTATATTATGGTGGATGAATACCAGGACACCAATACCATTCAAGCAGAAATTCTATACCTTCTGACCCGCTCAAACCAAAATATTATGGTCGTCGGTGACGACGCCCAAAGCATTTATGCTTTCCGGGGAGCTAATTTCCGAAATATCATCGACTTTCCGCAACGTTTTCCAGCCACCCGCATCGTATCCCTGGAAGAAAATTACCGCAGCAATCAGCCGATATTAACATTGACCAATACCATAATTGAAAGAGCCCGAGAAAAATTTACCAAAAATTTGTTCTCCCAAAAAAAGAATGGCGCCAGACCGGTTATGGTGAATGCCGAAGATGAATACAGCCAATCCCGCTTTATCATTAATCAGATCAAAGATCTTCAAAAACAAGGGGTGCCCATTAATGAGGTCGCCGTTTTGTTTCGCGCCAGTTTTCATTCCTTTGATCTTGAAATTGAATTGAGTCGTGAGGGCATAGCGTTTGTAAAGATGGGGGGTTTTAAATTTGTTGAGTCGGCGCATATTAAGGATGTCTTGGCCCATCTGCGCGTAATGGCCAACGTTTATGACCGCATCAGCTGGTACCGAATATTGCTGCTGATCGAAAAGGTTGGCCCCAAGACCGCTCAAAAAATTTATGAAGCCACCCTGGCGGAAAAAGCGGGTTATACCGGCTTGCTTTCAGCTGAGGTCGCCTCTAGCAAAGGGCTCGAACGTTTGAAAAAACTCATATCAATATTAGATAGCGAGCCGATGACGGTCAGCGAAATGGGGGAAGCAATCATCGAATACTACATACCGATTTTAAAAGAGCGCTTTGATGACCACCCGCGTCGCGCAAGGGATTTGGAGCATCTGGTTGAAATAATGGAGCGTTACAAACGTCTGGATCTCTTTCTAACCGATATGGCCCTCGAACCGCCAAACACCAGTTTTGAGAATTCACTGTACGCTGACACGACGGGAGAGGACCGCTTGACGCTTTCAACGATTCATTCTGCCAAGGGGCTGGAGTGGCATACTGTTTTTATCATTTGGACGCTTGACGGCAGGTTCCCCTCGGTGCATTCATTGCACAAAGAAGAAGAACTGGAAGAAGAGCTGAGGCTGATGTATGTCGCCGCAACCCGTGCCAAAGACCATCTGTTTTTTACCTATCCGAGCAATGTATACGACCGTAGTACAGGATTGATATTGAATCAGCCGTCCCGTTTTCTCGACGACATACCTGATGATATCCTTCAGAAGGAATATGAATACCGCTAA
- a CDS encoding zinc ribbon domain-containing protein, with the protein MFQKSKFKPCENCQQPVFPKEINCPYCGSPIKKDFLPKIVIGLLLLILLSTLAIPTKGKLEKERKRIVSVGAATVDVSNWAKNKNKKAMLDKIGELEGKIVELHLQVFVATYLSDYFGIVTVPSDGIPGTYLMLYPKDGTETAFLNNIKAGQTIKIRGKVNGTYLKRIKIEPAFLI; encoded by the coding sequence ATGTTTCAAAAAAGTAAATTTAAGCCATGCGAAAATTGTCAACAACCTGTATTTCCTAAAGAAATTAATTGTCCTTATTGCGGTTCGCCGATTAAAAAAGATTTTCTTCCAAAAATAGTAATAGGCCTATTGCTGTTAATTCTTTTGAGTACTTTGGCTATTCCGACAAAGGGCAAATTAGAAAAAGAAAGAAAAAGGATTGTGAGTGTTGGGGCTGCCACAGTTGATGTGAGTAATTGGGCAAAAAATAAAAACAAAAAAGCAATGTTGGATAAGATTGGAGAATTAGAAGGGAAAATCGTAGAACTGCATTTACAGGTTTTTGTTGCTACCTATCTGTCAGACTATTTTGGAATAGTTACAGTGCCATCTGATGGAATACCTGGTACTTACCTAATGCTATATCCAAAAGATGGGACAGAGACTGCATTTTTAAATAATATAAAAGCAGGACAGACGATAAAAATAAGAGGAAAAGTTAATGGTACCTACCTAAAAAGGATTAAAATCGAACCTGCATTTTTGATTTGA
- a CDS encoding tyrosine-type recombinase/integrase: MVKAVEWEMIKQNPFEMGQSLVFKVNNERVRYLFKDEIDRLLAECSRQLIDLSAKNSKARSVKRSDADYLRYFVECAINTGLRKKEILGLKWKQIRDGLIYLDKIKGKKNDRCQLLAHLQSY; this comes from the coding sequence TTGGTAAAAGCTGTTGAATGGGAAATGATCAAACAGAATCCCTTTGAAATGGGCCAAAGTTTAGTGTTCAAGGTAAATAATGAACGCGTAAGATATCTGTTTAAAGATGAAATTGACAGGCTTCTCGCTGAATGCTCAAGACAGTTGATTGATCTGTCGGCTAAAAATTCAAAAGCCAGGAGCGTGAAGAGGTCGGATGCTGACTATCTACGCTACTTTGTGGAATGTGCGATCAATACCGGTTTGCGCAAAAAGGAAATTTTAGGCCTTAAATGGAAACAGATCAGGGACGGGTTGATCTATCTGGACAAGATTAAGGGCAAGAAAAACGACAGGTGCCAATTACTAGCACACTTGCAGAGCTATTAA
- a CDS encoding SurA N-terminal domain-containing protein encodes MLSLMRKHASSWIIKFLLAAIIVVFIPWGVQQYTSGRSSRVAEVNGSIITLDDYRSTYTNLVEQVRQSFGNNVNDELIQTLGLPKRALDQLIDRALMLQAAEKLSIQVSDDELAQSIGSIGAFQTAGVFDNQRYLSMLSRTQLTPEAFEVQQREAMVINKLQGFISGNIKVSDTEAQQWYKWNNTEVDLDYVLIEPQQIKNIKPTAEEIQSHFEANKEKYKTDPELKIRYLYLNPQNYLDKLKILEEDIADYYESNLDKFRTPQTVQARHILMRVDQNATPEQVKDARQRIEDALKLARDGQDFAELAAEYSEGPTKSKGGDLGTFRRQDMVKPFSDKAFSMQAGEISEPVRTDFGWHIIKVEKVNPATVQSLDEARTEIEDKLKADRSRNLAYDEAEAVFDATFEGQQFIDIAKERGLKMINTDFFTQKKGPAGTQNARQLAEAAFKLPLNEVSEIQDLGNGYYLIEALEKRPAQIPELNDVEAEVKKDLIKEKKDAEALRQAQSILTELENDTTLTAAADKLNLKAQTTGLFKRNDSIPGIGYESEIAGAAFKLSDSDAFHKEPIKGQKGVYVIKFKDRKEPSLEGFEKEKSDIKARLLQQKSFKAVETWLNRIKEESEIVIADGFWKS; translated from the coding sequence ATGTTAAGTTTAATGCGCAAACATGCCAGCAGCTGGATCATTAAATTTTTGCTGGCAGCCATCATTGTTGTTTTTATTCCATGGGGTGTTCAACAATATACTTCCGGTCGCTCCAGCCGGGTAGCCGAAGTCAATGGGAGCATCATTACCCTGGATGATTACCGCAGCACTTACACCAATCTTGTTGAACAGGTGCGGCAGTCATTCGGCAACAATGTCAATGATGAGTTGATCCAAACCTTGGGACTGCCAAAACGGGCCTTAGATCAGCTAATTGACAGGGCTTTGATGCTGCAGGCAGCCGAAAAACTAAGCATCCAAGTATCAGATGATGAGCTGGCGCAATCCATCGGTAGCATCGGTGCTTTTCAAACCGCCGGGGTCTTTGATAATCAACGCTATCTGAGTATGCTCAGCCGCACGCAACTGACGCCTGAAGCGTTTGAGGTGCAGCAACGCGAAGCGATGGTTATCAACAAACTGCAGGGTTTTATTTCCGGCAATATCAAAGTATCGGATACCGAGGCGCAGCAGTGGTACAAATGGAACAATACCGAAGTCGATCTGGACTATGTTCTGATTGAACCGCAGCAGATTAAAAATATAAAACCGACGGCAGAAGAGATCCAATCCCATTTTGAAGCAAACAAAGAAAAGTATAAAACCGATCCTGAATTAAAAATTCGCTACCTGTATCTAAATCCTCAAAACTATTTGGACAAGCTGAAGATTTTAGAAGAAGATATTGCCGATTACTATGAAAGCAATCTGGATAAATTTAGAACCCCGCAAACCGTGCAAGCCCGTCACATATTAATGAGAGTTGATCAGAACGCCACACCTGAGCAAGTCAAAGATGCCCGTCAAAGAATCGAAGATGCTCTTAAACTGGCCAGAGACGGTCAGGATTTTGCCGAACTGGCCGCAGAATACTCAGAAGGCCCCACCAAATCAAAAGGTGGGGACCTAGGTACATTTCGTCGGCAGGACATGGTCAAGCCGTTTTCGGATAAGGCTTTTTCCATGCAGGCCGGTGAAATCAGTGAGCCGGTGCGCACCGATTTTGGCTGGCATATCATTAAAGTTGAGAAGGTCAATCCGGCCACCGTTCAATCTTTGGATGAAGCCCGTACAGAGATCGAAGACAAACTCAAAGCCGACCGATCAAGAAACCTGGCTTATGATGAGGCCGAGGCCGTTTTTGATGCCACTTTTGAAGGTCAACAGTTTATCGATATTGCGAAAGAGCGCGGTTTGAAAATGATCAACACTGATTTTTTCACCCAGAAAAAAGGACCTGCGGGGACCCAAAATGCCAGGCAGTTGGCAGAGGCGGCTTTTAAACTGCCCCTCAATGAGGTCAGTGAAATTCAGGATCTGGGCAACGGGTATTATCTGATTGAAGCTCTTGAAAAGCGACCGGCGCAGATTCCCGAACTCAATGACGTTGAAGCTGAAGTTAAAAAGGATCTGATTAAAGAAAAAAAGGATGCCGAAGCGCTTCGTCAAGCCCAGTCTATCCTGACGGAACTTGAAAACGATACCACTCTGACGGCCGCCGCCGACAAGCTCAACTTGAAGGCTCAGACCACCGGATTGTTTAAACGAAATGATTCAATCCCGGGCATCGGCTATGAGTCTGAAATCGCAGGTGCGGCTTTTAAGCTTTCTGACAGCGATGCGTTTCATAAAGAGCCCATCAAAGGGCAAAAAGGCGTTTACGTGATCAAATTCAAAGACCGCAAAGAGCCCTCTTTAGAGGGATTTGAAAAAGAGAAGTCTGATATAAAAGCCCGCCTGCTGCAGCAAAAATCTTTTAAAGCTGTTGAAACCTGGTTGAACCGCATCAAAGAGGAAAGCGAGATCGTCATCGCAGACGGCTTCTGGAAAAGTTGA